The following are encoded together in the Triticum dicoccoides isolate Atlit2015 ecotype Zavitan chromosome 6B, WEW_v2.0, whole genome shotgun sequence genome:
- the LOC119321370 gene encoding uncharacterized protein LOC119321370 — MRGCADLQLLGVAQVLEAFRSRSFPRWSLLRRDADFDPPATPIASPLLRSSAAILRRSNPRAWTFPRRPAQSSVECPRFLSAGAGGVVEPKACCVAHMRMEAAQRMRLEAALEKFSENLCVMEKDIGILLEHERRFERRELFHKRLPYVLIPGAIFVFCPDKKREPSTEGQSGV; from the exons ATGCGAGGGTGCGCGGACCTCCAGCTTTTGGGTGTGGCCCAGGTTCTGGAAGCATTCAGGAGTCGGTCATTTCCCCGTTGGTCGCTCCTACGCCGCGACGCCGACTTCGATCCTCCGGCGACTCCGATCGCTTCTCCCCTGCTCCGCTCCTCCGCCGCCATCCTCCGCCGATCGAACCCGCGGGCGTGGACCTTCCCCCGGCGCCCCGCCCAGTCCTCCGTCGAGTGCCCCCGCTTCCTCAGTGCTGGGGCTGGGGGGGTCGTCGAACCCAAG GCGTGCTGCGTGGCCCACATGCGCATGGAGGCGGCCCAACGCATGCGCCTGGAGGCGGCCCTGGAGAAGTTTTCTGAGAACTTGTGCGTGATGGAGAAGGATATTGGTATTCTGCTAGAACATGAGAGACG CTTCGAGCGCAGGGAGCTGTTCCACAAGAGACTGCCATACGTCCTCATTCCTGGTGCCATCTTCGTCTTCTGCCCGGACAAGAAGAGGGAACCCTCGACGGAGGGGCAGTCGGGCGTCTAG